The DNA segment TTAAAGAACCGTCAAAGGATGCAAATGAACAACTCAACTCTACTTCAGGTCAATCTGATTCGCAATAATTGCTTACAGATAGATATGAACTAAAGAACCACACAGGCgttttttttgcaatcagcTTCTTGCACATTTTGGTTAATCATTTTTGAtataataaactatttttaattttttgtcttgtgataaatttgtttaaatcttcAGTTCTATACGATTTATGACACATTCTATGCCCTAGAAGTGTTAAATATTTCACCattgtctcattttcttttaaaagaatgtgaatacttttgagaTCTAAGCTAGTGCAAGATGCAATTTTCTATATAATTTTAGCCACTAATGTTTTTTAACTAATTCTCTGATCACAGTGACCCTTGCTGAACACCTTCTCTATACATCAGTGCATTGCTACAATAAATGTTAACTGTTTCTAGCAGACAATATTTATGATACCATCCCTGATGGGTAGAATTTGGACATTTGCGGTCTGGATTTTGCAGCAGGCAAGCCTGGGggagtttatttaaatagcacaattcagaaacacaatgcaatcaaatgaaagagagaaagaaaaaaataatccataGACACACAAgtgttgcataaaataaaaaatatattaaagcaCAGATgttaaaggttaaaaaagaaacaaatgttttaagcAATTCATTAGTCTGATTTCTTCACCACAGCTgctgtaaacaaatgttttgctcCTACTGTGTGAAGATCCATTACTGATATGAATGAATGCCTTTTCCTGCTTAAACCCTTACAGTCCAAAATCAGAATAGTTTTGAATTTTGTCAGCAGTAATATACTTTTACTTAAAAGAGAAcagctttaatttattcagacaTGTTCAAATTACtttctttgaagaaaatgaatcaGAGTTCTGCACAATTATTGTAATCCAACTGCAAGCTCAACAAATGTAACCACGGTATCTCTTCAGTGAAAAGCTGGGATATACTGTACAGCTTTATCATTGTTTGGTTtgatgtaatgtaatgtaattggTTTGATGTAATGTAGCTGATGTAAATACATCCCAAACTTGAGCAAAACCAAAAATTCTACTTACCATATTTAGCAACAGAAGCATTCTCTCTTTCACCTTTGACAAGTTTGTAACCAGGTCCATTTCCATACAAAATGGAGGTATAAGACTTGTGATCGACATCACTTGTCTTGGGGGCCAGACCTATGGAGACAGCATTACGGGTAAGACACAGCTTGACCACcattacaaagaaaatacaacctCACAGCTACACTTTATGTATTACGTTTTCCATTACATACCAAATATTGTGTTTCCTCTCTGTGTGTAGCCTCCAAAGCTGAAAACGTGAGAATGGTCTGCAGTAACGACACTCAGGGTATCATGAATGCTGGTCAAGCGACCTGCAAGCCCGATAGCTCTGTCCATTTCTACAGCTTCATACAAGGCCTGCTTGGCCTTGCCCTCATGGTGTCCGTGGTCAATGCGTCCTCCTGTCAAacagatttacattttacaagGAAAGCAAGTTGCAGgccattaaatcaaatgttacATTGTACTGTAGTACTCTCAGAGTTCATTCTTAATTCCCCAATCCCTTTCAATGAATAGGTTAATCATTCAAAGGGATTTTTGCTGCTAATAAATTAGCAGCAAAAATGGCCTTTGAATTAAGAAGGTTGCTTATTTTAgcaatgtatgatttttaagaAGGCAACAAATTGCAATTAATTCTGTTAAGATGTTAACCGAGTCCCACCACTAGTTTGTATGCGCttagagaaaactgaaaacaaaaccagaccTCTAGAGTAAATGCTCGTATGtaacagacatttttaattgaataatataaaaaacacacacacacaaataaagcTTTGGAAAAGACTTACTGTAAAGCACCCCCTCCCTTACCACTCTCTCATTCTAAAGTATTGCTAATTGTTGtactcttccttccttccctaATTGCAGGAAGCAATTTGGCAGTTTTGTTTGTCTCTGGATTGCAAAACATCTTCAGCAACCTGCATTTTTCAAGTTTGGCTATCTCTTTTTCAggtttacttatttttctgATACCAGTGTCATATCacctaaaaaacaaatacttcttACAAGGGAAAAGGTGCTGAGATTTCATAGAGAGAAAGATTAGGTGATCCtccaaaaaaaatccatcatcTACTAACTGACAGACCAAGCAGAGTCAAGTGCATACCCTCTACAAGGAGGTAAAATCCATTGGGGTTATTCTGTAGGATCTTGATGGCTACCTCCACCATTTCTGTCAGTGAAGGATCAGTATTGTTGTTCCTGTCCAAGTCATAAGGCATGTCTGAAGGTTCAAAAAGACCTGAAAAAATAGCCGCAGCAGACAAAGAGAAGCAAGTTATACACATAATAGGCATACAGCAAACGCAAAGAGTAATAACTTGTCATTTACACTTCAATGAGAGTCTTATAATGAAATTGAAACCTACCCAGCAGGTAATCCACATTTTTTGGATTAAGGGATTTGAGCTGCTCCTTGTTCCATACATAATGAGCCTTCTGTTCAAagattgaaattaaaaatacttttaacattgcagtcattttaaacatgaaaatatgtaaatgtaatcGGGGAAGTGAGAAAACAAGagcagaacaaataaaaaaattacttcatcCTTCATTATGTTTTTCCATTCCTCCACCAGGTTTCTTTTGTCCTTCCGTGTGCCGCTATGCTTTGTTATATCTGGATATTCTACATCCGACATGTTCATGGGGTACATAAATTTCCTTCCTCCACCCATAATCAcctaaaaaattgaaaattagatttaatagtctttaaatagctttttgtatttgaaacacAACTAGgctaatatttcaaataataatgCTTTTTATAAGAATACAAACCAAAGcattttgactttattacaAAGAACTGCTtgcattgcatttaaaaatggtATTTTACAAGTATTAAAAGTTGTTGCTGGAACTCTGACTCACATTAATCAAGGGaatattttcaaacagctgCCTGGCAATATCTTTGCAGCCAGACCGCAGTGCTTCCTCTGGCATGTCGTTGTCAGAGTACCAGTCTCTGTCCACGCAGTGGGCGTAGGCAGCACTCGGCGTCGCGTGGTTCACGCGTGTTGTTGTCACGATTCCCACTGACTTTCCTGCAGTGTCGACACAGAGAGAGCTGTCTGAACCAGGGTTTcaattttgaatgaaaaacagtgaCACTGGTGACttacattattttataactCAACTTTATCTCTTCAAACTTAATAATTTGCAATAGGTTGCGATTCGACTAGGATGAATGAAGAGAAAAGGTTTTAATACAGTTGAGGACACCTAAAGCCACATTAGATGtatttccagcagccattgtacagcaaaTACAATGGCAAAATCCGCTTGCCAAACATGCTAGAACTCAGCTTGGGTTCCTAGTTAACAGGCTGGACTAGGTGCTAGGTGACTCTGTAAAATATCTTTGAGTGTCCTAATAAACCACTATGTcatttatacttttaatataGGTACATAAAGGTAAGGAATGACAAACAAAAGTTTGACAACTTTCTCTTAATTAGCAGGCCGTACAACAGTTATTTGAGTCAAATGGGTTTCACTCATCTAGATCAAAAGTTCAAATGCTGAATATGAAAATGCATCAACTGAAAAAGCATGACCACAGAGCTTTTCTTCAAAGTCTTTGAAGTCAGCGCCTGAAGCAATTAGGTCACTGAAGTGAGTATTCAGCTCATCCATAGCATAATATATACAGCAATGATTAATTCTTGCAATTTGAATTCTGTTATTCCAACAAcatgaaaatagtaaaacaaaaaaatggtaaaacaaaaataagccaGTGTTATAATAAATTTCAAGCCTCCTAACCTGCATCCTTCGCCCATCTGAGGATGGATGTGACCTCGTTGCCCTTTGTGGTGTTACACTGGGAGCGAACAGCTGCTGCACTCACACCAACAGTGCCTTCATTAGCCTTAACCCCGCAGAGGTAAGCTGTGGCTGTGCCCGCACTGTCTGGAACCTGAGCATTGGTGTTGTATgtctgcaaaaaaacacaagtcagTAATttagttgtattattttttttgttagccTCATCAGGTTGTGATGTTATTCCAACAACATGGCACAGAACTTGGTCAGCTAAAATGCTTATCCAAAGACACATTTTGCTTATTGTCAATTCCCTTATTGTTGTTGTCCCTGAGGGGATATTGTGCTTATAGTGTTTGCTACCATTGCACTTCtttacaacatattttcaaCTTTGATGCTTTGAAATGGAATCCCCTATATTACTTGTATAggaatttgaattatttacatttgataTGTGTAAACCACCCATCAATATGTTcatgcattttatgttttgtcatgtAAGTGGAAGTTTGgaaaaaactgacttaaaaaacaagaattacatGAGGCCTAACTAACAGTGCATGTAGCattttgatttgagtttttaaagcaTACTAAATAGCTTTAAGATAAGGGTTTTCTTAAGTAGTTCTGgaatttgtctctttttatgAAAGGTTGCAGGACATTTTGTCCTTATTAATAAACTATTCACTTCACTGTTCAATATTATATAATAATCTGACCTTGGCCAAAGACACAAAAGGGAACttgtccatctccagctgcgtctcTTCGCCGCTTTGTCCACTCAACTGACCCTTCAGTATCCGAGCTGCCGTCACCGTGGGGACGCCCATTCCTGAACACCAAAAGTAGATTGACTTTTAGGATTGATTTTTGCCTCAGGAACAAGAAGAGTCTGAACACAGATTCCAAAACATTCATACTTTTCACTCCCTGTTTCATCATTCTTAGTTAGCAACACATCATCTtgtttttactgacattttagAGCATCTCGACTGCTGTCaggcaaaatattttctttgattcGGATTGCCTCAAGGTATTGCAAAAAAGTTAGAGACTGTGGAATCTGCAGGAGTCTGTTCAGAGGTCTAACAGTATATCGCAACAATATGAGCTTAGAAGAAGTGGGCATTTTCAAgacttgttcatttttttaacctgGATACTTAAAATAACTGTTTACAGCATGGTAAAATAATGATGATAGAAAGCAAATGCCTATTCCCTAAAGTGTAGCTGTAAACTCTAGTTTGACCTGAGagttatttttgtgcttttgaagttgtgtgtgttttacaaatCCCGTGGTCTACAAAGACACTTTCAGTTAAATGTCAGCACGAAGAACAGATTGTTATCAGCTGACCTGtgtaaagcaaacaaacatattCCAGTTAAACAAGTATGCACATTTTCTATGGCATTCTAAGACTGGGCTAATGTGATTATGAATGCAGCAATAAGCAAGAATGCCATGCTGTGAATGCAGGGGTGAGAGACATCAGAGGCCCAATGAAGGATGAATGTTGTTGTAGAACCAGAGAGCATCCCTACATAAACAGAAGCCCAGCGGTTTGATGGAAGCTCAGCAGCTTTGCTCACTGCTATTGATTCATTTCACCCCGGTAGAAAAACATCTCCCTCATCCTTCAAAGCTGAATCCTTCAATCTTTCCACcacttgttaaaaaaacatctgagcaTTTTTGAGTCTTTAGAGAggcgaaaaaaagaaaacatccaaaaccCTGGAAGCTTGGTAGTTATCTTTCTAAAATTCAGATCCATCAATTTCAAATTTCATTCAACTTTGTCAAGGAAAATATTGTAACTTTTTGCAACACACAAAATGTACAATCAGAGACTTACCATCTCCGAGGAAGAGGATAAGATTCTTTGCTTTCTTATTACTGAAATCCTGTTCCAATGAATCCTTCAAGGTCTGCTGAGCCCAGTCATTCCAGAACTTGGGATTTTTCTCTTGTTCTGGATAATTAAGTGAAGAACTCTGGTTAGATTCATACCAAACTAAGTCACAAAAATAATAGATaagattttgtaaaactgtaaatgtgcagGTCCCTGAAAAGTGACATGCATGGGAAGTTCTAGATAAGGGACACCAGGGGCCAATGTCCCTTTAGAAGTGGCACTGGCTGCTATGGATCCTGTATTGCTCTGGCACagaacaatttcattttttgcttttacaatttTACTTTAACAGTGAGTTAAAAATTATAAGGTTGCACTTTTAGCTTCCCCAGATTTCATTAGGGGTCTGCAACTTGAAGATTCAGAGATGCCACTGACTCTGTcctgtaataaaatattattttgataattAGTGAAACACTGAGTCAGAAATGcacatttgtctttttgatatttatttagaagATCAGAGTAATAGCAAAATCATTTATTCTCAGAGATAAGGCTAGAGAGAGAAgtagagaagaaagaagaagttAAACTTAACACATAcaattcaatctggagagactcagacagagaaaagggAAACCATTACAAAAGTTTATTAACAGCATGAATTAAATCTTTGGCACTCGGGCCCCGGCTGAGGACAtcgatcatcgcaaactttgcgatgggctcggatgagcattctgtatgctgagaggaacgtcatccccgggacccggcactggtggtggaggcaaTGAAGGATGTGGCCGAATAGCcgagcgagtggaggtgaaggtgtggaggtgggttgagctctgctgggaAGCGCAAGACACCATGGATGGCGGTctttatcagctggggcttggacggtgattggacgtgatgAGTCTTGGACCGGCGTTGATCAATCAatggtgatgagccggaagctccggttggatgatgcaggtggggctaaaagtcttccagattgaatttatgcctaggcttcatttcccTTTAATATCTTCTTCAGTCACCTACACAGTACCTTCCATCCTGCTCCCTCCTGTAGGGAGTTTCTCTCAGTTTTTCCCCATCTCTGGTTAATTGGTACTTCTGTCCCTAAATCAAACCCTCCTTTGAGTTTCCACCAAAGCTCAAAAGAGTTTCGGTGgaaaggtgaagaaaaacttCTAATATCTGTTATCAGGTCATGTCATAAGCTGCGGTGTGAGGTGGTGTGGCAGAACGCTGTAGACCCAGATGAGATGAATGATGGTAGTTTAATGATGAGAAATATGgcacaaaaaatatcaaaagtcCAAAACCCAGGCAGCATAGCTGAGCGGAAGACAAGGGCTCAACACTGGTAGCTCTGGTCAACGAACGGAAAGCGCAGACAGACTGGTACACAGGGAGGCGGCGGTGGAGCTCTGATCCCTCTCATACAGATAGCTTGGGCAGCGTCCCTTCAAGAATGCGCATAgtgaagttttggtttttttttcgtttgtttgtttttaaattttaattgtagCAATGCACTCaacaacagggagctaaagatggggcgGCAGAAAAAAACTCTGgggcagaaaacagaaaacgaaagatatgatgtaaagcactttgaaatgccttacTGCTGAAATatactatacaaataaaatttgattgactgattgaatGATAGGGGGCGGAGACTTGGTGGACGCACTAGGGGGTGGAGACTCGAAGGGAGCACTAGGGGGCGGAGACTAGGAGGGACCATTGGGGGGTGACAAGAGACCACTGGGGGCAACAAGGGACCACTGAGACCACTAGGGGGCGACGTGGAGGAGGCCCTATTGGGCGACGAAGGAGCACTAGGGGTCAACAAGGAGTATCTAGGGGGCAACGAGGGAATACAAGGAGAGGGCTCTGGAGGGACACAGGGGAAGCACCCACTAACGGGGGCAGGAGGCGCGGAGACAGCAGCGGCTGGAGGCGGAGAGACCGCTGCGGCGATGACTGGAGGTGTGGTGGGCACAGGAGCCGGAGCCGGAGGAGCTGGGGCAGGAGGCGGCCCCGGAGACAAAAGAGCTGGAGCTGGAGGTGGTACTGGTCCTGAAGATGATGCAGCTGATGTGATGGTTCTTCTCTGAATGAATGAGTCGTAAAGCTCGAAAATTCATGCTGTTAATTTCTAATAGAAATGAGTCTCTTTTGAATTGCTCAAACAGGTAACAAAAATCTTCCTCTGAAtcaatttgaaaaattttaGGCAGGAATGACGGGGAACCGTTGGTGGTGGCTGTCAGAGTGTGGATCTGGTTCTTCAAATGATCATAATCCAACTCCGGTTGCATTTCAACCCTCAGCAGCGGAGAAGGCAGGATCTCCACATCTTGGTAGAGATGTGGAGATCCTGTGTGCCAACTCCAACTGCTGCTGGATCCATTCCTCTCAGTCAGTGGCGCAAAAAGTGGGTATGCACTGTatgcaacgcataggggcgctgcactagaggggGGGCACAAAAACACtgtggggaattttttttctagtcagaattttatgtacttaacagctgttagtgcatgaaatgatcaataacagaggaacagcgcCCCGCCCCTCCTGCCAgccgctctcccctcccatacagGTAGCTTGGGCAGCGTCCCTTCAAGAGGCAACGACTGTTCAGTCTGCACAGACAGACTGGTAAACACATATGGCAAGGACCCgacagacacagagacacacgtgacattaaatacacaggaggtaatcaggaaacgagacacacctggtaACAATTAAGGGGAAAACAGGATAACATGGAGACtcagaagacagaaaaacacagatcacaacAGTTCATTCTTCCCAGTAAATAAGCCAAAGTTTCTATTTTGTCATTACAGTCTCTATGGCTCACTTAATATATTAAATGATAACATTTTGCACtaccatttttctttcattattttgttctgttcccacaaaaaaagacattggcCTCACCTTGGCCCCCTGGTCAATTTAGTCTGGAATGACCACATTATATGGCCTCATATTTACTTTAatcgttaaaaaaaaactgtatagCAAATAATTAATAGATTCTTAATCTAATATAATAGAAACCcaaatatgaaacatttgttCAGAAGAAACAAGACATTTCAAGAATTAACGTAATGCAGCAGAAGTTTTGAATTCAGTCAGCAACAATTCACCAACATCACCAACTTCACCAACTTCTAGAGAGTGACCTGCCTTTGCATCAACAGATGAAATAGTCTTAGAGAATCCCAgctaaaaattgtgaaatattcaCCTGATTCTGATGTTGATAaacttgctttttaaaaaaattccaacCAGAGTTTAGGGAGCTTGAATATAACCAAGTCATAGCCACACAACAATggataaaacactgaaattcaAAACGGaataacaaaatctaaaattggACTGTTTGGATTTTCCTGTCATAGAACAGTGACAGTTGTTATCCTAAAATACCCCAACAACAGGATGCCAAGTATTTGTAATAGCATTAACACAATGAATTCTTGTTATGTACTGTGGCGCCAGAAAACTGGCTTCAGCGGGTGAAATATCCAGTGTTTTGAAACAGGATGtccatgtaaacaaaaatcaacttCCTTGAAAGTCAAAACATATGCCTCCAGTCTTGAGAATATGTCCTTCAGGAACGATATCCAACTTcaaacagcttttctttttattgttcagtTGCAGAGTAACTCACCAGGGAATTGTGGCATCCCCATGTATCCAGAGATCAGAAAAGAGCAAGCGATGAGCAGGCCTGACGTCTTCATATTGTGGTCTGAGTGTG comes from the Gambusia affinis linkage group LG07, SWU_Gaff_1.0, whole genome shotgun sequence genome and includes:
- the alpl gene encoding alkaline phosphatase, tissue-nonspecific isozyme yields the protein MKTSGLLIACSFLISGYMGMPQFPEQEKNPKFWNDWAQQTLKDSLEQDFSNKKAKNLILFLGDGMGVPTVTAARILKGQLSGQSGEETQLEMDKFPFVSLAKTYNTNAQVPDSAGTATAYLCGVKANEGTVGVSAAAVRSQCNTTKGNEVTSILRWAKDAGKSVGIVTTTRVNHATPSAAYAHCVDRDWYSDNDMPEEALRSGCKDIARQLFENIPLINVIMGGGRKFMYPMNMSDVEYPDITKHSGTRKDKRNLVEEWKNIMKDEKAHYVWNKEQLKSLNPKNVDYLLGLFEPSDMPYDLDRNNNTDPSLTEMVEVAIKILQNNPNGFYLLVEGGRIDHGHHEGKAKQALYEAVEMDRAIGLAGRLTSIHDTLSVVTADHSHVFSFGGYTQRGNTIFGLAPKTSDVDHKSYTSILYGNGPGYKLVKGERENASVAKYDEKNYQAQAAVPLSMETHGGEDVAVFAKGPMAHLLHGVQEQNYIPHVMAYAACIGQNKNHCMLKDGAVGLTPMFSSIATILTITRLLC